A region of Planctomycetaceae bacterium DNA encodes the following proteins:
- a CDS encoding prenyltransferase/squalene oxidase repeat-containing protein has translation MKTLGERYLWTLAVNAVIVAIIAAVPAAKAAQGDLADDLKPVEPAIEKGAKWLAENQAADGHWGADKKTGPTALAMMALQAPSPQGAYTVQIDKALQYLLRLSESRRGFMGESMHEHGLAMMGLAQHVQGKRGQEVARALEQGVAVITRAQNASGGWTYQSAPGRDDLCNTIAAVNGLAAARLAGIAVPDGVLTKAAGYIESCQAADSGGFAYTPGAALAGYHRTAAAAAALLACGRADSKAFKSGLEYLTRQIGKVNPADENYLYGQYFASYVMPLAARPAYAAWYRAAAIAVMKKQAASGSAAGSWPGGIGHETPMAILILGAAKRNASAASQPATQPGDILDYAARLPSNTIRVDDNGAPVSPKYGAFEVDAAAKALADIPRPWTVEKMIALYRTAKDPQRKAHILWVLAASRDPRAGVLLGEVLINTDEPGPQTAAATYGLMTFFVTEVVEGGSEQHAQAVLQWWRKNERRLRAEAAALTPAVPAATPQPSTQPAHSDPLALAAKETTALVEAIRKRMPANWHVPVAEPRSPAGGGNWPRGAAVVIHLERIGFKPRDAKRGIGGAVTIMVMVGEFAPISVPPDAAAAGNAGDLGPWRGHRVFALGHARDWQKWQTDVQAAMDDTKSPAPPSALPAKGQPGMGAPAPTLAAPSGPAASQPQSAASAAVSPILPAGELPAKQVGDPPDDGSKAEKLDSMLSSGVTHRRVVKDAQGRPVRTILYTSGPVQRGSDELALAEWGTTTFAYDAAGRLVTTAEYRNRTLIWFVQFEYWPNGKKRLQVWRTADGVRTHELRYPADYPADFSKQWPLTELHFDTQSGGRLLYMAGPIPEDHDLAEGWGKPTGPLRCGISVRDGTVTATIANTGDTPSPLARDTDGNIARLELFDASGKAMAYHKSRWLSGTSHGGAPTLRPKHATYEHYSVEDWFGRVLPGKYTVRLVRRSTGRTFDLVSNTVTYEALPPTPRAPTSVAPQPEVKDRLRVAKPAEYAKLVDKVKAGMPRKEVVDLLGPVKDPAGDVLVYYVIFPNQHVILLTLGLKDDKVVSVRKDEWIIYVP, from the coding sequence ATGAAGACACTTGGCGAACGGTATCTATGGACGCTGGCGGTGAACGCCGTGATCGTTGCCATCATCGCAGCCGTACCGGCCGCGAAGGCTGCGCAAGGCGATTTGGCAGACGACCTAAAACCCGTGGAACCGGCGATTGAGAAGGGGGCCAAGTGGCTGGCGGAGAACCAGGCAGCCGATGGGCACTGGGGCGCAGACAAGAAGACCGGGCCGACGGCCTTGGCGATGATGGCCCTGCAGGCCCCCAGCCCGCAGGGCGCCTACACGGTGCAGATTGACAAGGCGCTGCAGTACCTCCTTCGTCTCAGCGAGAGCCGACGCGGGTTCATGGGCGAGAGCATGCACGAGCACGGACTGGCGATGATGGGCTTGGCCCAGCATGTGCAGGGCAAGCGCGGGCAGGAAGTCGCGCGGGCTTTGGAACAGGGAGTGGCGGTTATTACCCGCGCCCAGAACGCAAGCGGCGGATGGACATATCAATCCGCCCCAGGTCGCGACGACCTGTGCAACACGATCGCGGCCGTCAACGGCTTGGCGGCGGCGCGCCTGGCGGGCATCGCCGTGCCCGATGGCGTGCTGACCAAAGCGGCGGGCTACATCGAGTCCTGTCAGGCGGCGGACTCGGGCGGGTTTGCCTACACGCCCGGCGCCGCGCTGGCGGGCTATCACCGCACCGCTGCGGCCGCGGCGGCGCTGTTGGCGTGCGGCCGAGCCGACAGCAAGGCCTTCAAGAGCGGTTTGGAGTACCTGACGCGGCAGATCGGCAAGGTCAACCCCGCCGACGAGAATTATCTGTATGGCCAGTATTTCGCCTCGTACGTGATGCCCCTTGCGGCGCGGCCGGCGTACGCGGCGTGGTATCGCGCCGCGGCCATTGCCGTGATGAAGAAGCAGGCGGCGTCGGGCAGCGCGGCCGGGTCGTGGCCCGGCGGCATCGGCCATGAAACGCCCATGGCGATCCTGATCCTGGGTGCGGCAAAGCGCAATGCCTCGGCCGCCTCGCAGCCGGCGACACAACCCGGCGACATTCTCGATTACGCCGCGAGGCTGCCCAGCAACACCATCCGCGTCGATGACAACGGCGCGCCGGTCAGTCCCAAATACGGCGCATTCGAAGTCGACGCCGCCGCCAAGGCGCTGGCCGACATCCCGCGCCCCTGGACGGTCGAGAAGATGATCGCCCTGTACCGCACCGCGAAGGACCCCCAGCGCAAGGCCCACATCCTATGGGTGCTGGCTGCCAGCCGCGACCCACGAGCCGGAGTCTTGCTTGGCGAAGTGTTGATAAACACCGACGAGCCGGGCCCGCAAACCGCGGCCGCGACCTACGGCCTGATGACCTTCTTCGTGACCGAAGTGGTCGAGGGCGGCAGCGAGCAGCACGCCCAGGCCGTCCTGCAATGGTGGCGCAAGAACGAACGCCGCCTCCGCGCCGAAGCCGCCGCCCTGACCCCCGCCGTCCCCGCGGCCACGCCCCAACCAAGCACGCAGCCGGCCCACTCGGATCCGCTGGCACTGGCGGCGAAGGAGACGACCGCGCTTGTTGAGGCCATTCGCAAGAGAATGCCTGCAAACTGGCATGTTCCAGTAGCCGAGCCCAGGTCCCCTGCCGGCGGCGGCAACTGGCCCCGCGGGGCTGCTGTGGTGATCCACTTGGAGCGAATCGGCTTCAAGCCGCGCGACGCAAAGCGCGGCATCGGCGGGGCAGTGACGATCATGGTGATGGTCGGGGAATTTGCTCCCATCTCCGTGCCACCCGATGCGGCCGCGGCCGGCAACGCCGGTGATCTGGGACCGTGGCGGGGACATCGCGTCTTCGCCCTCGGCCATGCAAGAGATTGGCAGAAGTGGCAGACCGATGTTCAGGCGGCAATGGATGACACGAAGTCTCCGGCCCCGCCATCGGCTCTGCCGGCCAAAGGGCAGCCCGGCATGGGCGCGCCGGCTCCCACCTTGGCCGCTCCTTCTGGTCCGGCCGCGTCTCAACCACAGTCGGCGGCATCGGCGGCCGTGTCGCCCATTTTGCCGGCTGGGGAGCTTCCGGCCAAGCAGGTCGGCGACCCGCCCGACGACGGGAGCAAGGCGGAGAAACTGGACTCTATGCTTTCCTCCGGCGTCACGCATCGGCGCGTGGTCAAGGATGCCCAGGGCCGCCCCGTCCGCACGATCCTCTACACGTCGGGGCCGGTGCAACGAGGGTCGGATGAGCTCGCGCTGGCTGAGTGGGGGACGACGACGTTCGCGTATGACGCTGCCGGCCGGCTCGTCACCACGGCCGAATACCGGAACCGCACGCTGATTTGGTTCGTTCAATTCGAGTACTGGCCCAACGGAAAGAAACGGCTCCAGGTCTGGCGGACTGCCGACGGCGTGCGGACGCACGAACTCCGCTATCCGGCGGACTACCCGGCCGACTTCAGCAAACAATGGCCGTTGACGGAACTGCACTTCGACACCCAGAGCGGCGGCCGCTTGCTCTACATGGCCGGGCCGATTCCGGAGGACCACGACCTGGCCGAGGGGTGGGGCAAGCCCACCGGGCCGCTGCGGTGCGGCATCAGTGTGAGGGACGGCACCGTCACAGCCACCATCGCCAATACCGGCGATACGCCTTCGCCGCTGGCAAGGGATACCGATGGCAACATCGCGCGGCTGGAGTTGTTCGACGCCTCCGGCAAGGCCATGGCGTATCACAAGAGCCGTTGGCTGTCGGGCACCTCGCACGGCGGAGCGCCGACGCTGCGCCCCAAGCACGCGACGTATGAGCATTACTCGGTGGAGGACTGGTTCGGCAGAGTCCTGCCGGGCAAGTACACCGTCCGCCTCGTGCGGCGATCGACCGGCCGGACCTTCGACCTGGTATCCAACACCGTCACATACGAGGCGCTGCCGCCGACGCCCCGGGCGCCCACCTCCGTGGCTCCGCAGCCGGAAGTTAAAGATAGATTGCGTGTCGCCAAACCGGCCGAGTACGCCAAGTTGGTCGACAAGGTGAAAGCGGGAATGCCCCGCAAAGAGGTGGTCGACCTTCTCGGCCCGGTCAAGGACCCTGCGGGCGACGTGCTGGTGTACTACGTGATTTTTCCCAATCAGCATGTCATCCTGCTGACCCTGGGCCTGAAGGACGACAAGGTCGTCAGCGTCAGGAAGGACGAATGGATCATATACGTGCCATGA
- a CDS encoding MBL fold metallo-hydrolase, which translates to MKLRPYSLSQMQFGDFSLAGYSVAGEETIIIAPELDCCFDIGKCPREALAVNHVLLSHGHADHVAGLTYYFAQRDFQGIEGGTALVPANLVGPLEDLMSAWGRVEGHVPPHRFVGMVAGDDFEIRRGLIVRAFDSNHIRGSLGFSVIDVRKKLKSEFDGLTGPELVELKKRGVQIDNRIEVPLVAFLGDTGPAPYRNLPHVANAKVLLAECTFFDEEHLSRARAGRHTHVQDLPRVLEGMNNEHIVLIHVTRRTNMTEARKLLRKTLPAATLERISFLMSRKYIEEE; encoded by the coding sequence ATGAAATTACGACCGTACAGTCTTTCGCAGATGCAGTTCGGCGATTTCTCGCTGGCAGGGTACAGCGTGGCCGGCGAGGAGACCATCATCATCGCGCCGGAGCTGGACTGCTGCTTCGACATCGGCAAGTGCCCGCGCGAGGCCCTGGCGGTCAATCACGTGCTGCTTTCGCACGGCCACGCGGATCACGTCGCGGGACTGACGTACTATTTTGCCCAGCGCGACTTCCAGGGCATCGAAGGCGGCACGGCGCTGGTGCCGGCCAATCTCGTCGGGCCGCTGGAAGACCTCATGAGCGCCTGGGGGCGCGTCGAGGGGCACGTGCCGCCGCACCGGTTCGTGGGGATGGTCGCCGGTGACGATTTCGAGATTCGCCGCGGCCTCATCGTGCGGGCCTTTGACAGCAACCATATTCGCGGCTCGCTGGGCTTTTCCGTCATCGACGTCCGCAAGAAGCTCAAGAGCGAGTTCGATGGCCTGACGGGGCCCGAGCTCGTCGAGCTCAAGAAGCGCGGCGTGCAGATCGACAACCGCATCGAGGTGCCCTTGGTGGCGTTCCTGGGCGACACCGGCCCGGCGCCGTACAGAAACCTGCCCCACGTGGCCAACGCCAAGGTGCTGCTGGCCGAGTGTACGTTCTTTGACGAAGAGCACCTCAGCCGCGCCCGTGCCGGCCGCCACACCCACGTTCAGGACCTGCCCCGCGTGCTGGAGGGCATGAACAACGAGCACATCGTGCTGATCCACGTGACCCGCCGCACGAACATGACCGAGGCCCGCAAGCTCCTGCGCAAGACCCTGCCCGCCGCCACGCTGGAGCGCATCAGCTTCCTCATGTCCCGCAAGTACATCGAGGAAGAGTAA
- a CDS encoding PfkB family carbohydrate kinase: MSLLVTGSIGIDTVESPSGKAADILGGSSIYFAMAASFFSPVRLVGVVGEDCPEGFLAPLEKNTRIDLAGLEVRPGSKTFRWHGKYRDDVNERDTVSVDLNVLAERGPSIPPQFRDSRYVFLANTHPALQVELLGQLDSPSLVVADTMDLWISGERAALMELLGLIDGLVVNDSEALLLTGESNIIGAGLTISEMVRQFVVVKKGQHGSLLFVGRKVFALPSYPVLNVVDPTGAGDSFAGAMMGYLAAQDNADEATLCRALAYGTVTASLELEDFSVNRLAEIARKDIDQRLEHFQQVCAF, encoded by the coding sequence ATGTCTCTACTGGTCACTGGCAGCATCGGCATCGATACGGTTGAAAGCCCCTCGGGCAAGGCCGCCGACATCCTGGGCGGCTCGAGCATCTATTTCGCGATGGCCGCGAGCTTCTTCTCGCCCGTGCGCCTGGTGGGCGTGGTGGGGGAGGACTGCCCCGAAGGCTTCCTGGCCCCGCTGGAGAAGAACACGCGGATCGACCTGGCTGGCCTCGAGGTGCGACCGGGCAGCAAGACCTTCCGCTGGCATGGCAAGTATCGCGACGACGTCAACGAGCGCGACACCGTCTCGGTGGACCTCAACGTGCTGGCCGAGCGCGGGCCGAGCATCCCTCCGCAGTTCCGCGACAGCCGCTATGTCTTCCTGGCCAACACGCACCCGGCGCTGCAGGTCGAGCTGCTTGGCCAGCTCGACAGCCCCTCGCTGGTCGTCGCCGACACGATGGACCTGTGGATCAGCGGCGAGCGCGCCGCGCTGATGGAACTGCTGGGCCTCATCGACGGCCTGGTCGTCAACGACTCCGAGGCCCTGCTGCTGACGGGCGAAAGCAACATCATCGGCGCCGGGCTGACGATCTCAGAGATGGTGCGGCAGTTCGTCGTCGTCAAGAAGGGCCAGCACGGCAGCCTGCTGTTCGTCGGCCGCAAGGTCTTCGCCCTGCCCAGCTACCCCGTGCTCAACGTGGTAGACCCCACCGGCGCCGGCGACAGCTTCGCCGGGGCGATGATGGGGTACCTAGCCGCTCAGGACAACGCCGACGAAGCCACGCTCTGCCGCGCCCTGGCGTACGGCACGGTGACCGCCAGCCTCGAGCTGGAAGACTTCTCCGTCAACCGCCTGGCCGAGATCGCCCGCAAAGACATCGACCAGCGCCTGGAACACTTCCAGCAGGTCTGCGCTTTCTGA
- the thpR gene encoding RNA 2',3'-cyclic phosphodiesterase, giving the protein MRTFLALDIDEAARRGIELAVRQLDPPPATLRWVESENLHVTLNFLGEIDDTALHEVCDLVSDVAADHEPFDFTVRGITLEPRHKPHMFWVGVGEGAAAMAALQRDLTAALAGVGFRAETRTFRPHLTLARIKFVRHPRELAAHVLPFAETIFGACHADCVSVYTSELAREGSKYTAIARLPLG; this is encoded by the coding sequence ATGCGAACGTTCCTTGCTCTGGACATTGACGAGGCCGCCCGGCGGGGCATCGAACTGGCGGTGCGGCAGCTTGATCCGCCGCCGGCCACCCTGCGCTGGGTCGAGAGTGAGAACCTGCACGTGACGCTGAACTTTCTGGGCGAGATCGACGACACGGCCCTGCACGAGGTCTGCGACCTGGTGTCTGACGTGGCGGCAGACCACGAGCCCTTCGACTTTACCGTGCGCGGGATCACGCTCGAGCCGCGCCACAAGCCGCACATGTTCTGGGTCGGCGTCGGCGAGGGCGCCGCGGCCATGGCCGCCCTCCAGCGCGACCTGACAGCCGCGCTGGCGGGCGTGGGGTTCCGCGCCGAGACGCGCACGTTCCGCCCGCACTTGACGCTTGCGCGGATCAAGTTTGTGCGCCACCCGCGCGAGCTGGCGGCCCACGTGTTGCCCTTTGCCGAGACCATCTTCGGCGCCTGCCACGCCGACTGCGTGAGCGTCTACACCAGCGAGCTGGCCCGCGAAGGCTCCAAGTATACCGCTATAGCGCGCTTGCCGCTGGGATAG
- a CDS encoding NYN domain-containing protein — protein sequence MPFLIDANNLMHALASAGVLVGREGLAKLLAPLVLKDRVHVVFDGARPPLHVAQQIDACGVQSTFCPAGPADAMIIKAIAADSAPRRLTVVSSDHEIRAAAHHRRCISVTSEAFAATLAHSRTPAAGQEDEPQEKTKGLTESQTRAWLKEFGFDDDD from the coding sequence ATGCCGTTCCTGATCGACGCGAACAATCTGATGCACGCCCTGGCTTCGGCCGGAGTGCTGGTCGGGCGCGAGGGGCTGGCGAAGCTTCTGGCGCCGCTGGTGCTGAAGGACCGCGTGCATGTGGTGTTTGACGGCGCGCGGCCGCCGCTGCACGTGGCCCAGCAGATCGACGCTTGCGGCGTGCAGTCGACCTTCTGCCCGGCCGGACCGGCCGACGCGATGATCATCAAGGCCATCGCGGCCGACAGCGCCCCGCGCCGCCTTACGGTCGTCAGCAGCGACCACGAGATTCGCGCCGCCGCCCATCACCGTCGGTGCATCAGCGTCACCAGCGAAGCGTTTGCCGCCACGCTGGCGCATTCGCGCACGCCCGCGGCGGGGCAAGAGGACGAGCCGCAAGAGAAGACCAAAGGCTTAACCGAATCCCAGACTCGGGCGTGGCTCAAGGAGTTCGGGTTCGACGATGACGATTAG
- a CDS encoding glycosyl hydrolase family 28 protein, which translates to MNDMIDIRTFGAIGDDDTVNTRAVQAAIDECSRVKGAGVLVAGGRFVIGTIFLKDDVTLHVAAGAALVGSTDIADYATDVYKNMYRDEPHMDRCLIFARGARRIAIEGAGTIDGSGGHETFRHTGQKPFYRPMMIRFLDCSGIRMRDITLRDPAAWTSAWLYCDDIAVDGVTISSRANGNGDGLDFDGCTAVRVSNCSFDTSDDSICLQASRPDRPCRDVTVSNCVFCSHWAGMRIGLLSRGDIRNVAVTNCVFRDIKDSGLKIQLYEGGVMENMAFSNLVMENVPRPIFMTFGQQRACVDAPPGVAPMQRMGHMTFSNIVADSSMCGKDSAIMLLGLAGHCIENITLADISLTTGGGAAAGEIDPSPLPDLTPEQIGRWWPEYFCFKRTVPASGLYAAHLRGLTLRNVRLHPVKPDARPTIFCHDVQEADLGGAKQ; encoded by the coding sequence ATGAACGACATGATCGACATCAGGACATTCGGGGCGATCGGCGATGACGATACCGTCAACACGCGTGCGGTGCAGGCGGCGATTGATGAGTGCAGCCGCGTCAAGGGAGCCGGCGTGCTGGTGGCGGGCGGGCGGTTTGTCATCGGGACGATCTTTCTTAAAGATGATGTCACGCTACACGTGGCGGCTGGGGCGGCGCTGGTGGGCAGCACGGACATCGCCGACTACGCTACCGACGTGTACAAGAACATGTACCGCGACGAGCCGCACATGGACCGGTGCCTGATCTTCGCGCGCGGGGCGCGACGAATCGCCATCGAGGGGGCTGGCACCATCGACGGGAGCGGCGGGCACGAGACCTTCAGACACACTGGGCAAAAGCCGTTCTATCGGCCGATGATGATCCGCTTTCTCGATTGCTCGGGCATTCGCATGCGCGACATCACGCTGCGCGACCCGGCGGCGTGGACTTCGGCGTGGCTGTACTGCGACGACATCGCCGTCGACGGCGTCACCATCTCCAGCCGCGCCAACGGCAACGGCGACGGGCTGGACTTCGACGGCTGCACCGCCGTCCGCGTGAGCAACTGCTCCTTCGACACCAGCGACGATTCGATCTGCCTGCAGGCGTCGCGGCCGGACCGCCCCTGCCGCGACGTGACGGTCAGCAACTGCGTCTTCTGCAGCCACTGGGCGGGGATGCGGATCGGGCTGCTGTCGCGCGGCGACATCCGCAACGTGGCCGTCACCAACTGCGTCTTTCGCGACATCAAAGACAGCGGCCTCAAGATCCAGCTCTACGAGGGCGGCGTGATGGAGAACATGGCGTTCTCGAACCTGGTGATGGAGAACGTCCCGCGGCCGATCTTCATGACCTTCGGCCAGCAGCGGGCCTGCGTCGACGCGCCACCGGGCGTGGCGCCGATGCAGCGGATGGGTCACATGACCTTCAGCAACATCGTGGCCGATTCGTCCATGTGCGGCAAAGATTCGGCCATCATGCTGCTGGGTCTGGCCGGCCACTGCATCGAGAATATCACGCTGGCCGACATATCGCTGACCACCGGCGGAGGCGCTGCCGCGGGCGAGATCGACCCCTCGCCCCTGCCGGACCTGACGCCCGAGCAGATCGGGCGCTGGTGGCCGGAGTATTTCTGCTTCAAGCGCACGGTTCCCGCCAGCGGCCTCTATGCCGCGCACCTCCGCGGCCTGACGCTGCGAAACGTTCGGCTTCACCCTGTTAAGCCCGACGCGCGGCCGACGATCTTCTGCCATGACGTCCAGGAGGCGGACCTGGGCGGGGCGAAACAGTAG
- a CDS encoding glycerate kinase produces the protein MKIIIAPDKFKECLSAAAAAAAMAEGVLEVRPDAVIDICPVADGGEGTIDAVLAAAGGQLLTADVFGPLGSPLRARFALIGTDTDAALPGRLGLTAALARAHGQSEAPAGGSVAVIEMSAASGLALVPPDRRDPMRTSTFGTGQLIAAALDAGARRIIVGLGGSATVDGGCGAAQALGVTFILRGGRKAVYPLAGGDLLEIEDFDLSTRNPRLAETVLCAACDVTCPLLGPRGASAVFAPQKGATAEMVAGLEHGLAHLAGLIARKLGVDIADRPGAGAAGGLGAGLAAFAGASLQDGLAIIADAIGLPRRLAGADLCLTGEGCLDNQSLEGKATIGVARLAMQADVPAVCIPGQTDPESPAREHFAAVYPLAAEGITPTAAKTNARDLLRQRAAQAVKATLQN, from the coding sequence ATGAAAATCATCATCGCGCCGGACAAGTTCAAAGAATGCCTTTCTGCCGCCGCGGCCGCCGCCGCCATGGCCGAAGGCGTCCTCGAAGTTCGCCCTGACGCCGTCATCGACATCTGCCCCGTCGCCGACGGCGGCGAGGGCACCATCGACGCCGTGCTCGCCGCGGCCGGCGGGCAACTGCTCACCGCCGACGTCTTTGGCCCGCTGGGCTCGCCCCTGCGCGCCCGCTTTGCCCTGATCGGCACCGACACCGACGCCGCCCTGCCCGGCCGCCTCGGTCTCACCGCCGCCCTCGCCCGCGCGCATGGACAGAGCGAGGCGCCCGCCGGCGGCAGTGTGGCCGTGATCGAAATGTCCGCCGCTTCCGGCTTGGCGCTGGTCCCACCCGACCGGCGCGACCCGATGCGCACCAGCACCTTCGGCACCGGCCAGCTCATCGCCGCCGCCCTCGACGCCGGCGCGCGGCGCATCATCGTCGGCCTGGGCGGCTCGGCCACCGTCGACGGCGGATGCGGCGCCGCCCAGGCCCTGGGCGTCACGTTCATCCTCCGCGGCGGGCGAAAGGCCGTCTATCCGCTCGCCGGCGGCGACCTGCTGGAGATTGAAGACTTCGACCTGTCCACACGCAACCCGCGGCTTGCGGAAACCGTCCTCTGCGCCGCCTGCGACGTGACTTGTCCTCTGCTGGGTCCCCGCGGGGCCTCGGCCGTCTTCGCGCCGCAAAAGGGCGCCACCGCCGAGATGGTCGCTGGCCTGGAGCACGGCCTGGCCCACCTGGCCGGTTTGATCGCCCGCAAGCTCGGCGTCGATATCGCCGACCGCCCGGGAGCCGGCGCCGCCGGAGGACTCGGTGCGGGCCTGGCCGCCTTCGCCGGCGCCAGCCTGCAGGATGGGTTGGCGATCATCGCCGATGCCATCGGTCTGCCCCGGCGTCTGGCCGGCGCCGACCTGTGCCTCACCGGCGAGGGCTGCCTTGACAACCAAAGCCTCGAAGGCAAAGCCACCATCGGCGTCGCGCGACTTGCGATGCAAGCCGACGTGCCGGCCGTCTGCATCCCCGGCCAAACCGACCCCGAAAGCCCCGCCCGCGAGCACTTCGCCGCCGTCTATCCCCTCGCCGCCGAAGGCATCACGCCCACCGCCGCCAAGACCAACGCCCGCGACCTCCTTCGCCAAAGAGCAGCACAGGCAGTGAAAGCGACTCTCCAGAACTGA
- a CDS encoding trypsin-like peptidase domain-containing protein — MVKAYRAAGPAVVNISTTQLVRTRLGMFGGDIFDDIFPSPLTRQVPVQSLGSGVLIHPDGYVVTNAHVVQRAQEVTVTLADDRKFAATVLSTEPRHDLAVLKIDPKGQPLPFLPLGRSDDLMVGETVIAVGNPMGLASTVTTGVVSATNRTLTFKEGVEYAGLIQTDAPINPGNSGGPLLNIAGELIGINTAIRADAQNIGFAIAIDSLHAELPQLLDFERINRVVLGATVVPRRIDGRDTLVIADVRAGTPAEGKLKAGDWITAVNGRSATQMPQYACAMLQAGKDSAVTFAIVRAGNDISAVVTLQPKPRPDGAALAAKLLGVTLTGVDEDLARRLRLAVNSGLVVTHVEPGSPAAELGLRAGDVLFQAGQLYVKDLDTLGMILEDVTAGTALRIGIVRGNMRAWTTIRARGGATAPPKPRAAPSGSGDTEI, encoded by the coding sequence GTGGTCAAGGCGTACCGCGCGGCGGGTCCTGCGGTGGTCAACATCTCCACCACGCAGCTCGTCCGCACGCGCCTGGGGATGTTCGGCGGCGATATCTTCGACGACATCTTCCCCAGCCCGCTGACGCGCCAGGTGCCGGTGCAGAGCCTGGGCAGCGGCGTGCTGATCCACCCCGACGGGTACGTCGTCACCAACGCCCACGTGGTGCAGCGGGCGCAGGAAGTCACCGTCACGCTGGCCGACGACCGCAAGTTCGCCGCCACCGTCCTGAGCACCGAGCCCCGCCACGACCTGGCCGTGCTCAAGATCGACCCCAAGGGCCAGCCCCTGCCCTTCCTGCCCCTGGGGCGCAGCGACGACCTGATGGTCGGCGAGACCGTCATCGCCGTGGGAAACCCCATGGGCCTGGCCAGCACCGTCACCACCGGCGTCGTCAGCGCCACCAATCGCACCCTGACGTTCAAGGAAGGCGTCGAGTACGCCGGGCTCATCCAGACCGACGCGCCGATCAACCCCGGCAACAGCGGCGGACCGCTGCTTAACATCGCCGGCGAACTGATCGGCATCAACACCGCCATCCGCGCCGACGCGCAAAACATCGGCTTCGCCATCGCCATCGACTCCCTGCACGCCGAATTGCCGCAACTGCTCGACTTCGAACGCATCAACCGAGTCGTCCTCGGCGCCACCGTCGTGCCGCGACGCATCGACGGACGAGACACGCTCGTCATCGCCGATGTTCGCGCCGGAACGCCCGCCGAAGGCAAGCTCAAGGCCGGCGACTGGATCACGGCCGTCAACGGACGCAGCGCCACCCAGATGCCCCAGTACGCCTGCGCGATGCTGCAGGCGGGCAAAGACTCGGCCGTGACCTTCGCGATCGTCCGCGCGGGCAATGACATCAGCGCCGTCGTGACGCTTCAGCCCAAGCCCCGCCCCGACGGCGCCGCCCTGGCGGCCAAGCTCCTGGGCGTGACGCTGACGGGCGTCGACGAAGACCTGGCCCGCCGCCTGCGTCTGGCCGTCAACAGCGGCCTGGTGGTGACGCACGTCGAGCCGGGAAGCCCCGCCGCCGAACTGGGCCTGCGCGCCGGCGACGTCCTCTTCCAGGCCGGACAACTTTACGTCAAAGACCTCGACACGCTGGGCATGATCCTGGAAGATGTGACCGCCGGAACGGCGCTGCGGATCGGCATCGTGCGGGGCAACATGCGGGCCTGGACAACCATTCGCGCCCGCGGCGGAGCGACCGCACCCCCCAAGCCACGCGCCGCCCCCTCCGGGTCGGGCGACACCGAAATATGA
- a CDS encoding metallophosphoesterase: MRILITADLHYDIARSRAGAEDLARRALEAGGDALVLVGDTAGSEPAPWQKCLALFQGFPGMKLIVPGNHCLWCRHNETSIQRYYELLPALAAEAGFVVLDHHPQIIGDVGLVGSVGWYDYSMADPALGIPEAFYEAKLSPGAAAHIGQDDLVEAHRDALTQRQMEILARWMDGHHVRLGMSDKEFVQQLSHTLETQLKTVAPRVKRIVAFMHHLPFAQQVPPDRPDRFAFAAAYMGAARFGQVLLACRKVTHVYCGHSHWPDRRKIGRLTVVNIGSTYVEKKLETLEL; this comes from the coding sequence ATGAGGATTCTGATCACAGCCGATCTGCACTACGACATTGCCCGCTCACGCGCCGGGGCCGAGGACCTGGCGCGCCGTGCCTTGGAGGCCGGCGGCGACGCGCTGGTCCTCGTCGGCGACACCGCCGGCAGCGAACCAGCCCCGTGGCAGAAGTGCCTGGCGCTGTTTCAGGGCTTCCCCGGAATGAAGTTGATCGTGCCGGGCAACCACTGCCTCTGGTGCCGGCATAATGAAACCTCCATCCAGCGCTATTACGAGTTGCTGCCGGCGCTGGCCGCCGAGGCGGGCTTTGTCGTCCTCGATCACCATCCCCAGATCATCGGCGACGTCGGGCTCGTCGGCTCGGTCGGCTGGTACGACTACTCGATGGCCGACCCGGCGCTGGGGATTCCGGAAGCGTTTTATGAGGCCAAGCTTTCGCCCGGGGCCGCGGCGCACATCGGGCAAGACGATCTGGTCGAGGCCCACCGCGACGCCCTGACGCAGCGACAGATGGAGATTCTCGCCCGCTGGATGGACGGCCATCATGTGCGACTGGGCATGAGCGACAAGGAGTTCGTGCAGCAGCTTTCCCACACCCTCGAAACCCAGCTCAAGACCGTGGCGCCGCGGGTCAAACGCATCGTCGCCTTCATGCACCACTTGCCCTTCGCCCAGCAGGTGCCCCCGGACCGTCCGGACCGCTTCGCCTTCGCCGCCGCCTACATGGGAGCCGCCAGGTTCGGCCAGGTGCTGCTGGCCTGCCGAAAAGTCACGCACGTGTACTGCGGGCACTCGCACTGGCCCGACCGTAGAAAAATCGGACGATTGACCGTCGTCAACATCGGCAGCACGTATGTAGAGAAGAAGCTTGAAACACTGGAGTTGTGA